A window of the Cystobacter fuscus genome harbors these coding sequences:
- a CDS encoding HD domain-containing phosphohydrolase, with the protein MDRILVVDDDPLILAALSRILQSEGYEVVTHTDPAQAAKEQGFQVVLTDFMMPLLNGVELLRTLREKNPRAVRLMLTAAADFRTASEAVNRGEVFRLLGKPWSLSELTSAVRQAIEHYRLVESNERLTREVAEKNAELTAINRDLERMVVERTNGLLDGLISALDYRDTETQWHSRRVSLYSRRIGEEIGLTPTQLEVVEQGALLHDIGKIGVSDTILLKPGPLSPEEWVEMRKHPEYGYKILAKMPYLHDASLIVLHHQERWDGKGYPQGLKARDIVVGARIFAIADTVDAITSDRPYRKGRPLSVARDEIRRCSGTQFDPEIAEAFLRIQDAEWQRIRKKVEDMENAENALWAGFTPGKVPNRVAS; encoded by the coding sequence ATGGACCGCATCCTCGTAGTGGATGACGATCCGCTCATTCTGGCCGCGCTGTCGCGGATCCTCCAGTCGGAGGGCTACGAGGTCGTCACCCACACGGATCCCGCCCAGGCCGCCAAGGAGCAGGGATTCCAGGTGGTGCTGACGGACTTCATGATGCCGCTGCTCAACGGCGTGGAACTCTTGCGCACGCTGCGTGAGAAGAATCCGCGCGCGGTGCGCCTGATGCTCACGGCGGCGGCGGATTTCCGCACCGCTTCCGAGGCGGTCAACCGGGGCGAGGTGTTCCGCCTGCTGGGCAAGCCGTGGTCGCTCAGCGAGCTGACCAGCGCGGTGCGCCAGGCCATCGAGCACTACCGGCTGGTGGAGTCCAATGAGCGGCTCACGCGCGAGGTGGCGGAAAAGAACGCGGAGCTGACGGCCATCAACCGCGACCTGGAGCGCATGGTGGTCGAGCGCACCAACGGCCTGCTCGATGGGCTCATCAGCGCGCTCGACTACCGCGACACCGAGACCCAGTGGCACTCGCGCCGCGTGTCGCTCTACTCGCGCCGCATCGGCGAGGAGATCGGCCTGACGCCCACCCAGCTCGAGGTGGTGGAGCAGGGCGCGCTCCTGCACGACATCGGGAAGATCGGCGTGAGCGACACCATCCTGCTCAAGCCCGGCCCGCTCTCGCCCGAGGAGTGGGTGGAGATGCGCAAGCACCCCGAGTACGGCTACAAGATCCTCGCGAAGATGCCCTACCTGCACGACGCCTCGCTCATCGTGCTGCACCACCAGGAGCGCTGGGACGGCAAGGGCTACCCCCAGGGGCTCAAGGCCCGGGACATCGTCGTCGGGGCGCGCATCTTCGCCATCGCCGACACGGTGGACGCCATCACCTCGGATCGTCCCTACCGCAAGGGCCGGCCGCTGTCCGTGGCGCGCGATGAGATCCGGCGCTGCTCGGGCACGCAGTTCGATCCGGAGATCGCCGAGGCCTTCCTGCGCATCCAGGACGCCGAGTGGCAGCGCATCCGCAAGAAGGTCGAGGACATGGAGAACGCGGAGAACGCGCTCTGGGCCGGCTTCACGCCGGGCAAGGTCCCCAACCGCGTGGCGAGCTGA
- a CDS encoding AAA family ATPase — MTPSPSPASAASALDRLLRALSGTVLGQTHVVADLVTAFLARGHVLLEGVPGVAKTLTARSMASALGLGFTRVQFTPDLMPSDILGTHVFRPQEGAFQLMKGPIFTEVLVADEINRTPPKTQSALLEAMEERQVTLEGTPHALPPHFFVVATQNPLELEGTYPLPEAQLDRFLMRVRVGYPPPEAELDMVRAFHQRQGRPPQMERVLDAPTLLELQARAAAVACDDSILDYTVRLIRETRANPRVRLGASPRSAQALLAAAKARAALHGRDFVTPDEVKAVCPSVLNHRLLLKAEAEVEGLTADDVLRHTLERVQVPR, encoded by the coding sequence ATGACGCCGTCGCCCTCGCCGGCCAGCGCCGCCTCCGCCCTCGATCGGCTGCTGCGGGCCCTGAGCGGGACGGTGCTCGGCCAGACCCACGTCGTGGCCGACCTCGTCACCGCGTTCCTCGCGCGGGGGCACGTGCTGCTCGAGGGCGTGCCCGGCGTGGCCAAGACGCTCACCGCGCGCAGCATGGCCTCGGCGCTCGGCCTGGGCTTCACCCGCGTCCAGTTCACCCCGGACCTGATGCCGAGCGACATCCTCGGCACCCACGTCTTCCGGCCCCAGGAGGGCGCCTTCCAGCTCATGAAGGGCCCCATCTTCACCGAGGTGCTGGTGGCCGATGAGATCAACCGCACCCCGCCCAAGACGCAGTCCGCGCTCCTGGAGGCCATGGAGGAGCGCCAGGTCACCCTCGAGGGCACCCCCCACGCGCTGCCCCCGCACTTCTTCGTGGTCGCCACGCAGAACCCGCTGGAACTCGAGGGCACCTATCCCCTGCCCGAGGCGCAGCTCGATCGCTTCCTGATGCGGGTGCGCGTGGGCTACCCGCCGCCCGAGGCGGAGCTGGACATGGTGCGCGCCTTCCACCAGCGCCAGGGTCGCCCGCCCCAGATGGAGCGGGTGCTGGACGCGCCCACGCTGTTGGAGTTGCAGGCGCGCGCGGCGGCCGTGGCCTGTGACGACTCCATCCTCGACTACACGGTGCGCCTCATCCGCGAGACGCGCGCCAACCCCCGCGTGCGTCTGGGGGCCTCGCCGCGCTCGGCGCAGGCGCTGCTCGCGGCGGCCAAGGCCCGCGCGGCCCTGCACGGCCGCGACTTCGTCACCCCGGACGAGGTGAAGGCCGTCTGCCCGAGCGTGCTCAACCACCGCCTGCTGCTCAAGGCGGAGGCGGAGGTGGAGGGCCTCACCGCGGATGACGTGCTCCGCCACACGCTGGAGCGCGTCCAGGTTCCCCGGTGA
- a CDS encoding dihydrodipicolinate reductase gives MPRASAGPVPVVVMGLGVIGQEIVRASLLSPEVELLGAMDANPQLVGRSLSDVVGVAGLKGKVAGSLEAAVGRRKGVVLLHATGSRLEGVMDQLLQAIQLGLPVVSTCEELAFPFLKYPELAQKLEQAAQRAGVAVLGTGTNPGFVMDRLVATVGQACGPVRHATVTRVVDARTRREALQRKVGAGLTEEEFFALVDREQLGHVGLVESAALCALGLGMDCDDFEEEIVPVFAEEDITGGAFPVKKGRVAGIFQSAVGLEEGQERVRLELTIAVGADEPGDRIEIEAEPKLVVEIRGGVPGDRATAHMLVNAAPRVTAAEAGLLTVLELPAGR, from the coding sequence ATGCCTAGAGCCTCCGCAGGGCCGGTCCCGGTGGTGGTCATGGGGTTGGGAGTCATCGGGCAGGAGATCGTCAGGGCGTCCCTGCTTTCACCCGAGGTCGAGCTGCTCGGCGCGATGGATGCCAACCCCCAACTGGTGGGGCGATCCTTGTCGGACGTGGTGGGGGTCGCGGGACTGAAGGGCAAGGTCGCGGGCAGCCTGGAGGCGGCCGTGGGACGGCGCAAGGGCGTCGTGCTGCTGCATGCCACGGGCTCGCGCCTGGAAGGCGTCATGGATCAGCTGCTGCAGGCGATCCAGCTCGGCCTGCCCGTGGTCTCCACCTGTGAGGAGCTGGCCTTTCCCTTCCTCAAGTACCCGGAGCTGGCGCAGAAGCTGGAGCAGGCGGCGCAGCGCGCGGGGGTGGCGGTGCTCGGCACGGGCACCAACCCTGGCTTCGTGATGGATCGCCTGGTGGCCACGGTGGGGCAGGCGTGCGGTCCGGTGCGCCATGCCACGGTGACGCGCGTGGTGGACGCGCGCACCCGCCGCGAGGCCCTGCAGCGCAAGGTGGGCGCGGGCCTCACCGAGGAGGAGTTCTTCGCCCTGGTGGACCGCGAGCAGCTCGGCCACGTGGGGCTGGTGGAGAGCGCCGCCCTGTGCGCGCTGGGGCTGGGCATGGACTGCGACGACTTCGAGGAGGAGATCGTCCCCGTCTTCGCCGAGGAGGACATCACCGGAGGCGCCTTCCCGGTGAAGAAGGGCCGGGTGGCGGGTATCTTCCAGTCCGCGGTGGGCCTGGAGGAGGGGCAGGAGCGGGTCCGGTTGGAGCTGACGATCGCGGTGGGGGCGGACGAGCCGGGCGATCGCATCGAGATTGAAGCGGAGCCGAAGCTGGTTGTGGAGATCCGTGGGGGGGTGCCCGGCGACCGGGCTACCGCACACATGCTGGTGAATGCCGCGCCGCGCGTGACCGCCGCCGAGGCCGGCCTTCTGACCGTGCTCGAGCTGCCAGCCGGTCGTTAA
- a CDS encoding peptidylprolyl isomerase — MNALYASLAAWLLAGAVLSGCVHASPSPTQEESLEEVARWEDRRSLADGRLVERALRGSTPVRVRAFLALARLQAPSTLDAVEVGLKDGEPPVRQAAAFAAGVLALSWEPLTPEEKSRLARALLASEYRTRQEAGGEARALEAESGAYLALIDSLGKLGTPDAVARLVERLSLGPVLAGRAALALGVAGRRGTSLAEVPIARVEGLLQAGLPETTRYGGAYLLANLKRADALGPLRACLGDGAPDVRAVCAKGLGDAGAPEDAAVVGALLADEVPRVAAEAARTLAKLAARCSGDCTALDVLAGLAPGAGRVARGDSAAGHAWLALAQQGLPEAGRRVLVSLRRALQEAAPGAVSEGAGGDLMNLDCRLAAAMDRQHGRLDEVLRCGGGRVAESSRLALGLREVAQSGAARGAGEAVRYLKHADARVRLAALAAVAARPVPEAAGPVRELLAGEDAVVAASAAGTAAELKDMEALPRVRALAERVPREPDLAEPVAAGLVALAGRDAEEVLRGWLGHPHANVRRVAAEALTRLTGQPVRAPFVEVSEEAHRPSPAPAGTSLTFRTSKGDITVALDAEAPLTSGNLVTLARQGYFRGLAFHRVVPDFVAQGGDPRGDGEGGPGYSIRCEITHRRYARGVIGMALSGKDTGGSQFFFTLSPQPHLDGRYTAFGEVTRGLEVVDLLLEGDTLIDVGVSP; from the coding sequence ATGAACGCTCTGTACGCCTCGCTCGCCGCCTGGTTGTTGGCGGGGGCCGTGCTCTCGGGTTGTGTCCACGCCTCCCCGTCCCCCACCCAGGAGGAGTCCCTCGAGGAGGTCGCCCGGTGGGAGGATCGCCGCTCGCTGGCGGATGGACGGCTGGTGGAGCGGGCGCTGCGGGGCAGCACGCCGGTCCGGGTCCGGGCGTTCCTCGCGCTCGCCCGCCTGCAGGCCCCCTCGACGCTGGACGCGGTGGAGGTGGGATTGAAGGACGGCGAGCCCCCGGTGAGGCAGGCGGCGGCCTTCGCCGCCGGTGTGCTCGCGCTGTCGTGGGAGCCGCTTACCCCAGAGGAGAAGTCCCGGCTGGCCCGGGCGCTGCTCGCCAGCGAGTACCGGACGCGTCAGGAGGCGGGCGGCGAGGCCCGCGCGTTGGAAGCGGAGTCGGGCGCGTACCTCGCGTTGATCGACTCCCTGGGCAAGCTCGGCACGCCCGATGCGGTGGCGCGCCTGGTGGAGCGGCTGTCGCTCGGGCCCGTTCTCGCGGGTCGCGCGGCCCTGGCGCTCGGGGTGGCGGGGCGTCGGGGCACGTCACTGGCGGAGGTTCCGATCGCTCGGGTGGAGGGGTTGCTCCAGGCGGGCCTGCCCGAGACCACCCGGTATGGAGGGGCCTATCTGCTGGCGAACCTGAAGCGCGCCGATGCCCTGGGCCCGCTGCGTGCCTGCCTGGGCGACGGGGCGCCGGATGTCCGGGCCGTGTGTGCGAAGGGCCTGGGTGACGCGGGCGCACCGGAGGACGCGGCGGTGGTGGGGGCACTGCTCGCGGACGAGGTGCCGCGCGTGGCGGCCGAGGCGGCGCGGACACTCGCGAAGCTGGCCGCTCGGTGCTCGGGGGACTGCACGGCGTTGGATGTGCTTGCGGGACTCGCGCCGGGGGCGGGACGTGTGGCCCGAGGGGATTCCGCCGCGGGCCATGCGTGGCTCGCGCTCGCGCAACAGGGCCTGCCCGAGGCGGGGCGCCGGGTGCTGGTGTCCCTGCGGCGCGCACTCCAGGAGGCGGCGCCCGGGGCGGTGTCCGAGGGAGCGGGTGGGGATTTGATGAACCTGGACTGCCGGCTGGCGGCGGCGATGGATCGGCAGCATGGGCGGCTCGACGAGGTGCTGCGCTGTGGGGGCGGCCGGGTGGCGGAGTCCTCGCGGTTGGCGCTGGGGCTGCGCGAGGTGGCGCAGTCCGGCGCGGCGCGGGGCGCGGGCGAGGCGGTGCGCTACCTGAAGCACGCGGATGCGCGCGTGAGGCTGGCGGCGCTCGCGGCGGTGGCGGCGCGTCCCGTGCCCGAGGCGGCCGGGCCCGTGCGCGAGCTCCTGGCGGGAGAGGACGCGGTGGTGGCGGCCTCGGCGGCGGGCACGGCCGCGGAGTTGAAGGACATGGAGGCACTGCCCCGGGTGCGTGCGCTGGCCGAGCGCGTGCCTCGGGAGCCGGATCTGGCCGAGCCGGTGGCGGCGGGGCTCGTGGCGCTCGCGGGGCGGGACGCGGAGGAGGTGTTGCGCGGATGGCTGGGACATCCGCATGCGAACGTGCGCCGCGTGGCCGCCGAGGCGCTCACCCGCCTCACGGGACAACCGGTGCGGGCGCCCTTCGTGGAAGTCTCGGAGGAGGCGCACCGTCCCTCGCCCGCGCCGGCGGGAACGTCCCTCACCTTCCGCACCTCCAAGGGGGACATCACCGTGGCGCTGGACGCGGAGGCGCCGTTGACGTCGGGCAACCTCGTGACGCTCGCTCGCCAGGGCTATTTCCGGGGCCTCGCCTTCCACCGCGTGGTGCCGGACTTCGTGGCCCAGGGGGGAGATCCGCGGGGAGACGGGGAGGGCGGGCCGGGGTACTCCATCCGATGCGAAATCACCCACCGGCGCTACGCGCGGGGCGTCATCGGCATGGCGCTGTCGGGGAAGGACACGGGGGGCAGCCAGTTCTTCTTCACGCTCTCGCCGCAGCCGCACCTGGACGGCCGCTACACGGCGTTCGGCGAGGTGACGCGCGGCCTGGAGGTGGTGGATCTGCTGCTGGAGGGCGACACCCTGATCGACGTGGGGGTGTCGCCCTAG